ACTGATGCGGTTGCTTGAAAGTGGCGCGATCGATGATCGTCGCCGGGTCGAAGACCACGATATCCGCGAAATAACCCGGCGATAACCGGCCGCGCCGGTCCAGTCGCATGTTCTCGGCCGGCAACCAGGTCAGACGCCGGATCGCCTCCGTAAGGCAGATCAGCTTCTCTTCGCGGACGTACTTGCCCAGCAATCGGGCGAACGATCCGTAAGCCCGCGGATGTGGATTCCTCTTAAGGAAGACGCCCTCGGGGGCCTGCGAAGCGGAATCGGAACAGAAGCTGATCCACGGCTGACGGATCTCCTTGCGAACGTTGTCCTCGGACATGGTAAAGAACGCCGCGCCCACCCGGCTGTCGTCCTCGATGATCAGGTCGATTGCCGTATCTTCAGGCGACCGGCCTCGCTGAGCGGCCACCTCCGCCAGGGTCATCCCGGTCAGCGGCTTGAGGGCCTCGCTGCGAAAACCGATCAGAATGATGTTGTCGGCCGACCCCGCGGCGATCAGCCCGTTGTCGTAGGCGTTTCCGGTCATCCGCATTTCCTGCTTCACCTTCTCGCGGATGGCGGGGTCCTTCAGACGCTCGACCCAGGCCCGGTGACCGCCTTCCTGAACCCACGGGGGCATGATCGAATCCAGACCGGTGGCGCTGGCATGGTACGTGTACATGTCCGCAGTGACGTGCAAACCCTCGGCTCGGGCGGCCTCGATGCGCCCGAGCATCGCGTCCAGCTTGTGCCAGTTGCGGCGGCCGGAGGCCTTGATGTGATAAACCTCCGCCCGGATCTTCGCCTGCCGCGCGATGCTCAGGAACTCATCCAGCGCCTCCAGCAACTGCTCGCTCTCACTGCGCAGGTGCGAGGCGTACAGGCCGTCATACTCCGCCGCGACCTTCGCCAGCTCCAGCAGTTCCTCGGTATCCGCGTAGCAGCCGGGCGCGTAGATGAGCGCCGATGACAGCCCCACGGCCCCTTCTTCCATCGCCTGGCGGACCAAGGCTTTCATTCGCTCGAGTTCCTGCGCGGTCGGCCTGCGGTTCTCGTGACCAATCTCGTGGATGCGAACCGTCGCCGCTCCGACAAACGAGGCCACGTTGCAGGATACCCCTCGGCGAACCAGGTAATCGAGGTATTCCCTCAGAGTGCTCCACTCGATGTCGTATTGAATGTCGCCCTGGCGCTCCTTTTCATCGGCCTTCATCTTGTCGTTAAGAGGCCCCATCGAGTTGCCTTCGCCAAGCACCTCGAGAGTCACGCCCTGGCGAATCTCGCTTTGCGACCGGCCGTCGGCGATCAGTGATTCATTGGCCCAGCTCATCATGTTGATGAAGCCGGGCGCGACGGCCAGTCCCCGGGCGTCAATCTCCGTCCGACCGCGAGCCGCAGGCAGGTCCCCGATTTCGGCGATCGTATCGCCGTTGATCGCGATGTCGCCGCGAAAGGGCGCTCTTCCGGAACCGTCGTATATCTCGCCGTTGCGGATAAGCAGATCGTACTCGACCATCTTGGAACAGCCCCCCGTGACACACGAAATGGTCAGCCAGAGACAGAGCTTCGAAAGTTCTTGCATTTCACCATCCTACTCCGCATCCCGTGCGCATGTCCAAGGCTCCGCCTCCTGGCGTAACCGGCCGATCTGGAATCCTGGTCCGCCGTCGGCTACCGTGTCGGGCATGAGTGAGGTACCCGATGGAACATCCAGGACCGCGCCCACCGCGTTGCCGATGACCGCCTATCGATCGATGACCGTCATCATGGCGACGGCAGCGGTTGTGTTCGTCTTCTGGCGAGCCTGGGTTTGTGACGACGCATTCATCACTTTCCGCCACGTGGCGAACTGCCTTAACGGAAACGGGCCGGTGTTCAATCCCGGCGAGCGAGTCCAGGGCTATACGCATCCGCTGTGGTTCCTGATACTTCTGACCGGGAGCACGTTGCTCGATCCCCACCCGCTGGCGATGATTCTCGGCCTTGTTTCGACTGCCGCGATCATCCTCCTGCTGAGCCGCTTCTTCCGCGCACGGCAACACAACGGCTTGTGCCTTATGGCCGCGGCCGCGATGCTGCTCTCTTCCCCCACGTTCATCGAGTACCAGACTTCAGGCCTGGAGACCTGCCTGACGCACCTGCTGGTTGTGTGGATGTGGGCCTGGCTTCTCACCTTCACAACCGGGGATCGCGAGCAGACTGGCAATCCCGCCCTGTCTTCTCCCCCCCTTACCAAGGGGGGGCAGGGGGGGGTGCCGCACCAGCCTCAAACACGTTTCGCACCGTCCCCCGCCGCTATCGTGCTCATCTGCTCGCTCCTGATGCTCAATCGACCGGACCACCTGGTCCCCTGTGTGCCGTTGTTCCTGCTGGCACTTCACTTGCTTCGAGGACGCCGTCGCCGCGCCTGGCTGCTGAGCTTGGCTGCGTTGCTGCCGCTGTTGGCTTGGTACGGCTTTGCCACAGTCTACTACGGGTCACCATTGCCCAACACCGCTTACGCCAAGACGGGAATGCCGCTCGGCACGACGATCCTTCGCGGTCTGGCTTATCTGCGCAACTACAGTGCCGCCGAGCCGATCCACGGACTGATTATTCCGATCGTGCTCATCATCCAGACCGTCATAGCAGTGCGTGACTTCAGAGCCAAGCGTCCGGGCGGCCAGGTGCGGCTGGCCCTCGTCGTGGCCGTGTGGCTGCACGTCGGCTATGTGGTCATGGTCGGCGGCGACTTCATGCGCGGCCGGTTTCTGAACCTTCGGTTGGTGGCCACGGCGATACTGACCGGCGATCTGATCGGACGCTTGTCGCCGCGGCGTTTCTGGAAAGGCGTCTTTTCGCTGGTATTGATCGCCGGCATCGCTTGGAGCGTGGGCCGGGCAGTGTGGCAATTCGCGGCGTTTCGCATGATCGGACCGCCGGGGGTATATCCGCTTCTTGCCATCATCCTCCTGGCAATCACGGCGCTTGGCGGCATCGCCGCCGTCATATTCCTGATAAGGCGCAGGCCGCTGGCCCCGGGACCCGTGACATCGATTCTGGTGCTGACAGCGGCGGGGCTGTGTACGCTTTTTGATTTCAAACCGCGCACAACCGAATTTGCCGTTGACGGCATCGCCGACGAGTACGCATGGTATGCCGGCACCTGGCGCGAGAGCCGATTTGCCCGGCCGGCCCAATACCCCGAAGAGTGCGTGAACGACCGAGTTCGACTCGGCCAGTCCGCGAACCGGTATGCCGGCCGGTACGGGCCGATCACCATCGCCTGGGACACGACGGGGTTCCTGGGCTATCTTGCCGGTCCGAAGGTGCAGATCGTCGATAAGCTCGGCCTGACCGACTCGTTCATCGCCCGTCTGCCCGCCGATCCGAACTCCCGCATCGGCCACTTGCTTCACGACATTCCGAAGGAGTACCTGCGGTCGCGGATGGTGATCAATGAGCTTCCGGATTGGCGCCGGCGGCTCGATGAAGGCGACCCGACCCTGATCGCAGACGCCCGAACTCTTCCGCCGACCGCCCCCTGGGCCGATACAAGCCTCGAACAGCGCTGGAAGGAAATCCAGACAATCACGAAGGGTTGCCTGTTTTCCGGAGAACGATGGAAGCTGATCACAGGTTACGTGAGGGGCCGATAGGAGCCTCTCAAACCGTTGACATCACTTGTTCCGTCGCGGCTCGCGCGATCCCCATGTGCGACTGGCGGGAGTCGAAGATCCTTCATGCCGGGCGCCTGAGGCTGAATGCCGCCGGCGCTCCAACCGTTGCCCCGCCTTGCATTCCCCCCGATTGCGTCCTATCGTACCGGCTTTACGTCAGTGGTTCGAGAATGATAGACCATGCTTGAGCAGCTTACTGAACAGTTGAAGAAGGCGGCGGCGGAAGCGGAGCGTTTGCTGGCCGAGTCGAAGACTGTGGACGCCCTTCGCCAGGCGGAGAGCCGGCTGATGAGCAAGCAGGGACCATTGGGCAGCCTGCTCGGCCAGATCGGCAAGCTCCCGGCCGAGGTTCGGGGTACGGCCGGCAAGGAGATCAATCAGGCCAAGGCTCGCATCACCGAGATGTTTGCCGCGGCCAAGGCCGCTCTTGAACAGGCGGCCGACAGGCAGGCATCGGCCGAGCAGGCTTTTGACCCCACCTTGCCCGGCCCGGTGGTTCCCCGAGGCAGCGTCCACCCCGTGACCGCCGTCCAGTGGGAGGTTGAGGAAATCATGGCCCGGATCGGGTTCGTGGTCGTCGGCGGCCCGGAACTGGAGACCGACTACTACAACTTCGAGGCCCTCAACATCCCGGCGATGCACCCCGCTCGTGACATGCAGGACACCTTCTGGCTGACCAACGGCTGGCTGCTGCGGACCCATACCTCCCCCTGCCAGGTCCGGGCCATGTTGCGGCTCGGTCCGCCGCTGAGCATCATCGCCCCCGGGCGGGTGTTTCGCTACGAGACGGAGGACGCATCGCACGCCAATACCTTTCATCAGCTTGAAGGGCTCATGATCGACCGGCACATCTCCATCGCCAACCTGATCGCGGTGATGAAGTTGATACTGACCGAGATCTTCCACCGCGACGTCAAAGTCCGCCTTCGACCAGGCTATTTCCCGTTCGTCGAGCCGGGTTTCGAACTGGACATGCAGTGCGGCATTTGCGGCGGAAGCGGTTGCCCGACCTGCAAGCGCAGCGGCTGGATCGAGATCCTGCCCTGCGGCATGGTACATCCTAACGTGCTCCGCAGCGGCAATATCGACCCACGCGAATACACCGGTTTTGCGTTCGGTCTGGGCCTGACGCGGCTGGCGATGATGAAATACGGAGTGGCCGATATCCGCGGGCTCAACAGCGGCGACCTGCGGGCGATCATCCGGCCGGAGCAGAGGAACGGCGCCGCAATCATCGACAAAGACTGAGCCACCCATGGGAGCGGCCACATGACACCGTCGGCACCCGTGGACTTCCCGGCCGGCCGCCAGGCTATCCCAGCCCCCGACATCCCGACTGAAGACATCCGCCGCTCCACATACCGATTGACCGCGGCCGGCCTCGTGTGTGCGGCCGCCCTCTTTGTTCTATACCGCACATGGGTCTCGGACGACGCCTTCATCACCTTCAGGCACGTCTCAAACTTCCTGGCGGGTCACGGCCCGGTCTTCAATCCCGGCGAGAGGGTGCAGGGGTTCAGCCATCCGCTCTGGTTCTTTCTGCTCGCGGCCGGCGGCCTGCTGTTCGACGTCTACGGGGTCGCCGTTGCGCTGGGTATCTTGCTGACCGTCGCAATGCTCGGTACACAGGCATGGTTGCTTCGCAACGAGCGGCACGGGGTCCTCCGACTGCAGTTCATGGCCCTCATGCTATTGAGCTCGAAGACCTTTGTGGAGTTTCAAACTTCCGGACTGGAGACATCGCTGACCAACGCCCTTGCTGGCTCGCTCTGGGCTTTGCTGGCCGCACGTGGGCTTGCGGGAAAGCCGCCGCCGCTGACCGCCGCGGTGTGGCTCTGTGGCCTGCTGGTTCTGACACGGCCGGACCTGGTGGTCCTGACGACCCCGATTGCGTTATATCTCCTCGCCTGTCTGTTACGGAAGCCGCCGGAACTTGCCACTCCCGCGAATCAGCAAAACCGGGGGAATTCCGCCGGAGGGCAATCCCGGCGGTGGCTCGGGCCGGCTTTCGCGCTGTTGGCCGTTCTGGGCTGGTATGGCTTTGCCACCGTCTACTACGGCACGCCGTTGCCGAACACCGCGTACGCAAAAGTGACCATGCCTTTCTCCGCGGCCTTGCCGATGGGAGCCCACTATGTGATGGACTACGCGCGGTCAGAACCGATCCATGCGCTGTTGATTCTGACCGCCATTGTGGCAGCGCCGACTTTGGCCGTGTCGAACCGGCTGCGAGGTCACGGCGGGACCGGCGTCCTGGGATGGCTGGGTCTGGGAATCGCGTGCCACGTCGCTTACGTCATCAGTATCGGCGGCGATTTCATGCGCGGTCGGTTCATGGATCCGGCACTGACTGCATCTGTGGTGTTGACGACTTGGCTCCTCGGCTGCCTTCTATCTCGCACCCGCGTTTCGCCCAAGGCGGTCAGTGCGGCGATCGGTCTGGTTGGGGCCGTATTTCTGCTGATCCAGGTTCGTTCGCCGGTCGCTTTGTCCTGCATCGGTCGAGGTGCGGATGAGCTGGTCTACAGGATCACGAGGTGGCCCGCAACAACAATCCTTGGAATGATCGGCTACGCCACGTGCTGCGTCCTCCTGGTAGGGTGGATTGGTCGCACACACGGCTCACGTGCCGGATCCGCGTTCACAGTCTTGGTTGCGATTGAAGTCCTTGTGCTGCTGGGACTGGTGGGGTTTTGGCAGCCGACCTGGGGCGGGATCGGCCTGCTTGCCGGTGCGGGATTGTGCGCGGCGAGTTGTCTCGCGATCGGCTTTGCGGGCGGCGGACTGCGGCACAAGGGCGCTGGCCCGGCCGCCTGTTTGCTCATCGCCGCCGGCGCGTCACTGGTCGACGTGGGCCGTCCAAGAGAAGGCGGCCAGGGTGCGATCTCAGACGACTACTCGTTCTACTGGGTCGGGAAATGGCATAATCCGTTCCGCCATCCCACGGAGGCCTTGCGAGGCTCCACCGGTTCGTGGCTGCGTTTCGGCATGGCCGCTTGTCGCTACGCCCGGCTATACGGTCCGATCACGGTCGCCACCGATTCGCTGGGCATCGTGTCCTACTACGCCGGCCCCGACGTTCGGATCATCGATCTGTATGGCTTGACCGACCCATATCTGGCCCGGAGCGATGCGCCGCCCTGCGGTCGGCCCGGCCATATCAAGTTCCGTATTCCCCCTGGTTACCTGGAAGACCGCAGTACGGTCAACCTCCTGCCCAATTGGCTCGAACGGCTCAACCTGATGGATCCCAGGCTCGCGAACGACGCGCGAAGACTCCCTGCAGAAGCGATGTGGGACGACGCGGACAAAGAAAGATGGTTGGCAACGCAACGGGTCATCTCAAGTCCTCTGTTCTCAAGGCAACGGCTGGCAGATATCCCGCGATACATGTGGCCTGAGCGGCACTACGTTCCCGACTCACCGGACGGCGACCCCGTTCGCGCCCGCGTCTCGCCGCGGCTGGGGGCCATACCCACGCGCGGCCCCTGACAAGGTCACACCACTCATGCCGGTTGCCGAAGACCGCGTGGCGGCCCGGCGGCGGTCGGATCCCGATCGTCCGCGAATCTTGAAAGATCCTGCTTGCTTCCGTATCGTACTGTCCCGTAAATTCGACTCCTGACTGAAAAGGACGAACCCTTGCTGATCTCACTTAACTGGTTGCGCGATTTCGTGGATGTTCCCCAGGACCTTGATCCCGGGGATCTGGCAGAGCGATTCACCTGTACGACAGCCGAAGTCGAAGGCGTCCAACACATCACCTGCTCGGCCTCGGGTCTGATCGCGGCCGGCATTGTCAATGTCGAAGCCATCCCCGGCGACAAGCCGTTGTTTCTCGTCAAGGTCGACCTTGGCAACAAGCAGGTGGATACCGTTACCATCGCCGAGGGCCTGAAGAGCGGTGACCGCGTGGTCTTTGCTCCGCCGGGATCCACGCTGCCCGGCGTTGGGCAGGTCGCTGAGCGCAAGACCGCGGGCCGCACCAGCGCGGGAATGATCGTCCCCGGTGATGCCCTCAGCCTGCCCACTGTCGGCCAGCGGGCCATGTGGCTGCCGCCCTCCACAAGACCGGGCAGTCCCGTCGATATGAGCCTGTTCGATGACTGGGTCATCGAGGTCGACAATAAGTCCATCACCCATCGGCCGGATCTGTGGGGCCACTACGGAATCGCCCGCGAAGTGGCGGCCATCTGCGACCGCCGACTGAAACCGTACCCGATCGTGCCGCCGCAGGAACTGGACGACCCGGCGCTACCGGCTATTCCGATCGTCATCGACGACCCGAGCAAATGCCCGCGCTACAGCGCGCTGCGTTTTACCGGTGTGCGCCCGCAACCCGCCCCGCTGTGGATGCAGGTTCGGCTCGCTCACGTGGGGTTGCGACCGATCGACATTCTTGTCGACCTGACCAATTACATCATGGCCGAACTGGGTCAGCCCATGCACGCATTCGACTGCGCGAACATCGATCGAATCGAAGTGGCCCTGGCCAAACCGGGCGAGAAGTTCGTCACCCTCGACGGTTTCACCCGAACCATGCCTGAGGGTGCCCTCATGATCCAGTGCAACCGCCAATCGGTGGCCTTGGCTGGCATCATGGGCGGCGCCAATACGGAGGTCACCGCCAAGACCACCGATCTGCTCCTTGAGAGCGCAAACTTTGAGGCGGCAACCATCCGACGGTGTGCGACTGCTCTCGGACATCGCACCGATGCCAGTGCTCGCTTCGAGAAGTCACAAGATCCGCATAACACGGTCATCGGAATCGGACGTTTCGTCTACCTGGCACGTCCCGAACTCCCGGACATGAAGTTTACCAGCCGGCTCTCTGACTGTTTCCCGAACCCGCCCAAACCGATCACGATCCGCGTCGATCCGGCGTTTGTCGGCCGGTACATCGGTCGCCAGGTGCCGGCCGACCGGATCATGAGCATCCTGGCAAAAATCGGTTTCGCCGTAAAGCCGGTTGACGGCATGCTTGAAGTCGGCGTGCCGACTTGGCGGGCGACAAAAGACGTCAGCATCGAGGCCGATATCATCGAGGAAGTGGCTCGGTTCATCGGTTACGGCACGATCACGCCGGCGTTGCCCGAGGTCACCGTCCGTTACGCCGAGCCGGAAGCCATCACGCGATTGGAGCGCCAGACGCTCACCCTGATGTGCGGCGGCATGAGTTATGCCGAAGTGCATCGTTACATCTGGTTCGACGCCGAGTGGCTCAAGCTGCTGGGCTTCGATCCCGGTCCGACGCTGTCGCTGAAGAATCCGGTGGCGGCCGGGACCGAACGGCTTCGTACCACGTTGCTGCCCGGTCTTCTTGCCGCCGTCGATCTCAACCGTCGCCACTTTGAGCGCTTCGAACTGCTCGAGATCGGCAGCGCCTTGCCATACGGAGAAAAAGAAGCGCCCGAAAAAACCGAGCAACGCCACCTGGCGCTGGCCGTGGTTGCCCCCGGTCGCAAGCCGGCACATGAGGACGCCCTGATCCTCCGGCTCAAGAGCGATTTGGAGACATTTGCCCAACAGGTGCTCAAAGGTCATTTTCAGTTCGCCGCCGAAAAAGCCGCCGCCCCATGGGAGCACCCCGCTAAAACGGCCGCGGTCAAACTTGATGGACTGCTTGTCGGACGGATCACCGCTGTCCCGGCAGCGCTGCGCCGCCGCATCGATGAACATTTGGTTGCCTGGTCAATCGCCCTGGCTGAGATCAACCTGTCGCTCCTGGCCGAACGTCGCCCCGAACCTCGCAAGCTGGCTCCCGTGCCCGTCTACCCGCGCATCAATCTGGATTTCTCCGTGCTCGCTCGATCCTCGCGACGCTACGAGGACATCGAAGGGGCGCTGCGGACGTACGATCACCCGCTCTTGCGGCGCCTGGCTTTCGTTGACAGCTACGAGGGCGGCTCCGTACCCCAGGGTATGCGAAGCTTTACTTTCCGGGCCACCATCGGCGACCCCTCGCGAACGCTGACCGAACAGGACATCCAGGATTTTCGTTCGACTTTCCTTGAGTGGATGAAGAGCCAGGATCTGGCTCTGCGGACATAGAACATGAAACAGCCGGTTCAACGCCCCGTTTCCGGGGCTCCTGCAGTCCTATCTTGCGTTGCCGCACTCGTGCTCATGCCGCGGCCGGCTGCGGCCCAGATGCTACCGCCAAGCACCATCGACGCCGACACCGTCTGGAGCGGGGTCATCGAGATCAAGGGAGAGGTATGCATTCGAGACGCGGCCGTGCGAGTCGAACCGGGGTCAACGATCCGGTTTGTCGGCGGCCCGGGATCAAACGGCGCTTCCATCCGTTTCGGCGGCAGCTTGTCGGGCAGACGGTTCAGCAGTCGAAGCCGTCTCACGCTGGCAGGCACCGCCGAGCGCCCCATTACCGTTGAGACTCCGGCGGGCCATCCGCCCGGGTTCATCAGCGGCGACCTGGAGTCCGGCTGCGCCCTGGTTGCGCGGCACGTCGTGTTTCGCGGCCTGGGCTCGGCCGTCTCCGGCAAACGAGGCACGCCGGCCGTGTTTCTCATTCTCAATTCGCCCGACAGCGATTTGTGGCTGTCACATTGCCGATTCACCGACTGCGGCCGCATTCACGTGGAGTTCATCGGCGGTGCGGCCACGGCGGAGATCGAAAGTTGCACCTTCGTCCGCACCATCGGCGACACAACCATCGAATTCCTGGGAACCGGAGAGGGGCTTCGCGTCATCAGCGACAACATCTCCAGCGCGGCGTTTCGCATCGAGTGCCCGCAGACGTTGCTGAAGAACAATGTTCTGGTCGGCGAGTGGGCCGCCATCAGCGTTAACGCCAGGAACGTCTCCGGAATCGCGATTACGGGCAATTATGTCAACTGCGCGACCGACCGCGACGAGGGCCGTTACGCGCTGCGTTGTTCCGCCGAAGATGCCGTCGTCACCCGCAACGTCTTGCTTGGCGGCACATACGTCATCGAACAATCGCCTCGCACGGTGACCGGCAATGTCCTGGTGGGCGCGGCAGCGCTTCAGCCCGGTGTGAGCCCGGGTGGCGCGCCCGCCACGAAACTCACCACCACGCATTATTTGCTCTCGAAACCGGCACCGCAGGCCAGGATCGCCGACAACCTCTTCTTGGGCCCCGCCTACGCCGCGATTTCCGCCGGTCGCGAGAGCCCGCAGATCCGCATTGAGCATAATTTCTTCGACGGCTGGGGGGTGGCCAAACGGGCGGTTCATTTCAATCTCCTGATGCCCGCTTCACGGGAAGCGCCTTTGGCCGCCGGCATCACCGGCAACATCTTCGCCCGATATCGCGCCGCCCCCGTGGCGGATGACGCCAAGCACGTCGGTACGGCCGCGCAGGCGGGTCTGAACGTATTTGCCGAGGTGCCTGATACCTTGTATGAGCTCAGCGGTATCCAGAAGGCCGCTCCCGGCGACCTGGTACTTCCTGCGCTCGCCGATCTTCGGCTCCAGGCACCGGTGGCGACCAGGTCGGCCCTGTCTGCCGAAGCGCAGTTGCTGCAGCGGCAGCTCACGGTTGCCAAGGTTCGCGAGATGTGGTTCGATGCATATCGGCCCGTGCAGGGCTCGCCGCTGATCGGCAGCCGGCCTGCCGGTCCGCGGCCTGACTCGTCTCCCGAATGATGCACTTGCAGGCGCGATCCGCACCGGAGGGCACGGTCGAAGCCGCCACCAGGCGGCGCAGGCCTGCCGCGATTGTCATTGAAAGGACACGATCATGACTCACGGGCTTCCCGAAAACGCCGCGTTCTCCCGGCGCCGGCTTCTTGTCGGCGGTTGCGCCGCCGTCGTCGGGCCCGCCACCGTTCGGGGATCCGTACAACAAGCTGCGACCCGACACGCGCAGGGTCCGGATACCTCCTCCTGGCCCAAACCAATCAAGGCCTTTTGCATCGACTTCAACTGGGCCGGCAACCAGCCATCGCCGCCGGGAACCTACGCCCACGCGGACCCGGCCGACCATGTCCGCTGGTACCGGGACCTCGGAGCCAATACCATCCAGACCTTCTGCGTCACCTACAACGGCTACGCGTGGTACCCCAGCGACGTCGCCCCGGTCACCCCAGGTCTCAAGAGCCCCAACTTCCTCGGCGATATGGTCGAACTCGGGCACAAGGCCGGGATGAGAGTGTTGGGCTACTTCACGCTCGGGGCGAATCCATACTGGGAGAAGCTTCATCCGAACCTCGTACATGGCGGCGATTCCGACTCCATCAAGATCCCCATGACGCTCGAGTACCTCGACTACTTTTGCCGGTCGGTCGAGGACGCGATCCTCAAGACCGGTGTGGACGGCTTCATGATCGATTGGGTTCGCCCGACGCAGCATAAGAACTGGCTTGACTGCGAAAAAGAGATGTACCGCCAGCTTCTCGGCGAAGAATTCCCGGAGTCGGGCAGGCCGTCGACCAAAATGATACTCGAGTTCGACCGCCGGGCTATGGAGCGGGCTTGGCGGCACATCCGGTGGACGGTGCGAGCCACCGGGCCCTCCGTCATCTGGACAAACCACCCGTTCCTCAAGAGCGAGTATCCGATCTGGACGGGCCACCGTGTGCTCGAGGAAGTGGACTGGGTGCTCAACGAAGCTCCGGAACTTGATCACCTCGACTGGCTGCGGCGG
This genomic interval from Phycisphaerae bacterium contains the following:
- a CDS encoding D-aminoacylase, which gives rise to MQELSKLCLWLTISCVTGGCSKMVEYDLLIRNGEIYDGSGRAPFRGDIAINGDTIAEIGDLPAARGRTEIDARGLAVAPGFINMMSWANESLIADGRSQSEIRQGVTLEVLGEGNSMGPLNDKMKADEKERQGDIQYDIEWSTLREYLDYLVRRGVSCNVASFVGAATVRIHEIGHENRRPTAQELERMKALVRQAMEEGAVGLSSALIYAPGCYADTEELLELAKVAAEYDGLYASHLRSESEQLLEALDEFLSIARQAKIRAEVYHIKASGRRNWHKLDAMLGRIEAARAEGLHVTADMYTYHASATGLDSIMPPWVQEGGHRAWVERLKDPAIREKVKQEMRMTGNAYDNGLIAAGSADNIILIGFRSEALKPLTGMTLAEVAAQRGRSPEDTAIDLIIEDDSRVGAAFFTMSEDNVRKEIRQPWISFCSDSASQAPEGVFLKRNPHPRAYGSFARLLGKYVREEKLICLTEAIRRLTWLPAENMRLDRRGRLSPGYFADIVVFDPATIIDRATFKQPHQYATGVRDVFVNGVQVLRNGEHTGAKPGRVVCGPGVRKG
- the pheS gene encoding phenylalanine--tRNA ligase subunit alpha, whose product is MLEQLTEQLKKAAAEAERLLAESKTVDALRQAESRLMSKQGPLGSLLGQIGKLPAEVRGTAGKEINQAKARITEMFAAAKAALEQAADRQASAEQAFDPTLPGPVVPRGSVHPVTAVQWEVEEIMARIGFVVVGGPELETDYYNFEALNIPAMHPARDMQDTFWLTNGWLLRTHTSPCQVRAMLRLGPPLSIIAPGRVFRYETEDASHANTFHQLEGLMIDRHISIANLIAVMKLILTEIFHRDVKVRLRPGYFPFVEPGFELDMQCGICGGSGCPTCKRSGWIEILPCGMVHPNVLRSGNIDPREYTGFAFGLGLTRLAMMKYGVADIRGLNSGDLRAIIRPEQRNGAAIIDKD
- the pheT gene encoding phenylalanine--tRNA ligase subunit beta, producing MLISLNWLRDFVDVPQDLDPGDLAERFTCTTAEVEGVQHITCSASGLIAAGIVNVEAIPGDKPLFLVKVDLGNKQVDTVTIAEGLKSGDRVVFAPPGSTLPGVGQVAERKTAGRTSAGMIVPGDALSLPTVGQRAMWLPPSTRPGSPVDMSLFDDWVIEVDNKSITHRPDLWGHYGIAREVAAICDRRLKPYPIVPPQELDDPALPAIPIVIDDPSKCPRYSALRFTGVRPQPAPLWMQVRLAHVGLRPIDILVDLTNYIMAELGQPMHAFDCANIDRIEVALAKPGEKFVTLDGFTRTMPEGALMIQCNRQSVALAGIMGGANTEVTAKTTDLLLESANFEAATIRRCATALGHRTDASARFEKSQDPHNTVIGIGRFVYLARPELPDMKFTSRLSDCFPNPPKPITIRVDPAFVGRYIGRQVPADRIMSILAKIGFAVKPVDGMLEVGVPTWRATKDVSIEADIIEEVARFIGYGTITPALPEVTVRYAEPEAITRLERQTLTLMCGGMSYAEVHRYIWFDAEWLKLLGFDPGPTLSLKNPVAAGTERLRTTLLPGLLAAVDLNRRHFERFELLEIGSALPYGEKEAPEKTEQRHLALAVVAPGRKPAHEDALILRLKSDLETFAQQVLKGHFQFAAEKAAAPWEHPAKTAAVKLDGLLVGRITAVPAALRRRIDEHLVAWSIALAEINLSLLAERRPEPRKLAPVPVYPRINLDFSVLARSSRRYEDIEGALRTYDHPLLRRLAFVDSYEGGSVPQGMRSFTFRATIGDPSRTLTEQDIQDFRSTFLEWMKSQDLALRT